The following coding sequences lie in one Maylandia zebra isolate NMK-2024a linkage group LG14, Mzebra_GT3a, whole genome shotgun sequence genomic window:
- the inppl1a gene encoding phosphatidylinositol 3,4,5-trisphosphate 5-phosphatase 2A isoform X2 → MAGGGGGGGSGASPLGHAPPMWYHRDLSRAAAEELLARAGRDGSFLVRDSESVNGAYALCVLFQKHVHTYRILPDDEGFLAVQTSQGVQPKRFKTLPELVSLYLQPSQGLVTTLLYPVEREETAVSDDRDYSDGEDEKPPLPPRSSSTSTPPGPDTPTDSTPAANGLSTISHEYLKGSYALDLEAVKQGASSLPHLNKTLVASCKRLNGEVDKVLSGLEILSKVFDQQSAFMVSKMIQQSVNQGGDQELENLVTKLAILKDLLSSIEKKALKALQDMSLTSPCSPPPLHSMRHSKSIPVQAFEVKLDVYLAELTKIGKSQKYTLSVDVEGGRLVVMKKVKDNQEDWITYTHDKIRQLIKSQRVQNKLGIVFEKEKDKSQRKDFIFASAKKREAFCQLLQLMKNKHSNQDEPDMISIFIGTWNMGSVPAPKNVASWVLCRGLGKTLDEMTVTIPHDLYVFGSQENSVCDREWVESLRALLKEQTELDYKPIAVQTLWNIKLAVLVKPEHENRISHVGMSSVKTGIANTLGNKGAVGVSFMFNGTSFGFVNCHLTSGNEKIARRNQNYLDILRLLSLGDKQLSSFDISLRFTHLFWLGDLNYRLDMDIQEILNYINRKEFDPLLKVDQLNLEREKNKVFLRFAEEEISFPPTYRYERGSRDTYVWQKQKATGMRTNVPSWCDRILWKSYPETHIVCNSYGCTDDVVTSDHSPVFATFEVGVTSQFVSKKGLPKSSEQAYIEFESIEAIVKTASRTKFFIEFYSTCLEEFKKSYENDSQSSDNVNFLRVGWSNKQLTTLKPLLSEIEYLQDQHLLLTVKSLDGYESYGECVLALKSMIGSTAQQFHTYLSHRGEETGNIRGSMRVRVPSERMGTRERLYEWISVDKDETSGPKGKSAVVCRSGHEYVKPSVIRKPLGELGKVSEEGERNSKEETAARPKQDGSDSDPSISKNSYNNPAYYILEGVPNQSAAAVSPELLPSPTSANPQAAKPPPPSAGARSKPPGAASGPPHPRRQVRAISEESSSEDDGGACVVGAQGGGVGSTLNRPPPDFPPPPLPKGALEMVPEAPFTKPRSLYPDLAEVRIPAAGSAAHGDAFRRGGVGAGALDDQSCSVLQMAKTLSDSEFPGQPPRAPSAPPPLRGQPMGLGLDACRTFPPRNPITESIAEDMPEEALWGSSSSSLSVGESSVGEWLQRLGLERYEQGLLHNGWDDLEFLSDITEEDLEEAGVHDPAHKRILLESLRQQQQQK, encoded by the exons ATGGCCGGGGGTGGTGGTGGCGGCGGCAGTGGGGCTTCTCCGTTGGGCCACGCACCGCCGATGTGGTATCACCGGGACCTGAGTCGAGCGGCGGCCGAGGAGCTGCTTGCCCGAGCCGGTAGAGACGGGAGCTTCCTGGTGCGGGACAGTGAGAGTGTCAACGGGGCTTACGCTTTGTGTGTACT GTTTCAGAAGCACGTCCACACATACAGGATATTACCAGATGACGAAGGTTTTCTGGCAGTGCAG ACCTCTCAGGGCGTGCAGCCTAAGCGGTTTAAGACTCTGCCAGAGCTGGTGTCATTGTACCTGCAGCCCAGCCAGGGTCTGGTCACCACCCTGCTTTACCCCgtggagagagaggagacagcTGTCAGTGACGATAGGGACTATTCCG ATGGAGAGGATGAGAagccgcccctcccccctcgctcttcctccacctccactccCCCTGGACCAGACACACCCACAGACAG TACTCCAGCAGCTAATGGCCTGAGCACCATCTCCCACGAGTATCTGAAGGGCAGCTACGCTTTGGACCTTGAAGCAGTCAAACAGGGGGCCTCATCCCTGCCTCATCTCAACAAGACACTAGTGGCCTCCTGCAAACGCCTTAATGG AGAGGTGGATAAAGTTCTGTCAGGCCTGGAGATCCTGTCTAAAGTGTTTGATCAGCAAAGCGCTTTCATGGTCTCCAAAATGATCCAACAG tcagtgaatcAGGGTGGAGACCAGGAACTGGAGAACCTTGTGACCAAGTTGGCGATTCTCAAAGACCTGCTGTCCTCCATAGAAAAGAAG GCCCTGAAAGCTCTACAGGACATGAGTTTGACCTCTCCATGCTCACCCCCTCCTCTGCACTCCATGCGTCACAGCAAATCCATTCCTGTGCAGGCCTTCGAG GTGAAGCTCGACGTTTACCTGGCGGAGCTGACGAAGATCGGAAAGAGTCAGAAGTACACGCTGTCTGTGGACGTAGAGGGAGGAAGGCTGGTAGTAATGAAGAAGGTGAAGGACAATCAAGAGGACTGGATCACCTACACACATGACAAAA TACGTCAGCTGATCAAGTCTCAGCGGGTGCAGAATAAACTGGGCATTGTGTTTGAGAAGGAGAAGGATAAGAGCCAGAGGAAAGACTTCATCTTTGCTAGTGCCAAG AAACGGGAGGCGTTCtgccagctgctgcagctgatgaAGAACAAGCATTCCAACCAGGACGAGCCAGACATGATCTCCATCTTCATAGGCACCTGGAATATGG GCTCTGTACCTGCACCCAAAAACGTGGCCTCGTGGGTTTTGTGTCGTGGTCTCGGGAAGACACTGGACGAGATGACCGTCACCATCCCTCATGACCTGTATGTGTTTGGCAGCCAGGAAAATTCAGTGTGCGATCGGGAGTGGGTGGAGTCACTGCGCGCCCTGCTGAAAGAACAGACAGAACTGGATTATAAGCCG ATCGCCGTGCAGACTCTGTGGAACATAAAACTTGCTGTGTTGGTGAAACCTGAACACGAGAACCGGATAAGCCACGTTGGGATGTCCAGTGTCAAGACGGGCATCGCCAATACCCTGG GTAACAAAGGAGCAGTGGGCGTGTCTTTCATGTTCAATGGGACGTCGTTTGGCTTTGTCAACTGTCACTTGACATCAGGGAATGAAAAGATTGCCAG GAGGAACCAGAACTACCTTGATATCCTGCGGCTGCTTTCACTGGGAGACAAACAGCTGAGCTCCTTTGACATTTCGCTGCGCTTCACGCACCTCTTTTGGCTGGGAGACCTTAACTACAGGCTGGATATGGACATACAG gagaTTTTAAACTACATTAACAGGAAGGAGTTTGACCCCCTGCTGAAAGTGGACCAGCTCAAcctggagagagagaagaataaagtgtttttacGCTTTG CGGAGGAAGAAATCTCGTTTCCGCCCACCTACCGTTACGAACGAGGCTCAAGAGATACGTATGTCTGGCAGAAGCAGAAGGCCACAGGG ATGAGGACTAATGTTCCATCGTGGTGCGACAGGATTCTGTGGAAGTCTTACCCAGAAACACACATAGTCTGCAACTCCTATG gCTGTACAGATGATGTTGTGACCAGTGATCATTCCCCTGTATTTGCTACATTTGAGGTGGGCGTGACCTCCCAGTTTGTCTCCAAAAAAG GTTTGCCAAAGTCTTCAGAGCAGGCCTACATCGAGTTCGAGAGCATTGAGGCCATAGTAAAGACGGCGAGCAGGACCAAGTTCTTCATTGAGTTTTACTCCACTTGTCTGGAAG AGTTTAAGAAGAGTTACGAGAACGACAGTCAGAGCAGCGATAACGTGAACTTCCTGCGCGTGGGCTGGTCCAACAAGCAGTTAACAACACTCAAACCTCTTCTGTCAGAGATCGAGTACCTGCAGGATCAGCATCTCTTGCTAACAGTGAAATCACTGGATGGATACGAGTCCTACG GCGAGTGCGTGTTGGCTCTGAAGTCGATGATTGGCAGCACAGCACAACAGTTCCACACCTACCTGTCTCACCGTGGGGAGGAAACAGGAAATATCCGAGGGTCAATGAGGGTCAGAGTCCCTTCTGAAAGAATGGGAACCAGGGAGCGATTGTACG AGTGGATCAGCGTGGATAAGGATGAGACGAGTGGACCTAAAGGGAAATCTGCTGTGGTATGCAGATCGGGGCATGAGTATGTGAA GCCATCTGTGATTCGTAAGCCCCTCGGAGAGCTGGGAAAGGTCAGTGAAGAGGGAGAAAGGAACAGCAAAGAGGAGACCGCTGCAAG ACCTAAACAGGACGGATCAGACAGCGATCCATCCATCAGCAAGAACAGCTACAATAATCCTGCCTACTACATCCTGGAGGGCGTTCCCAACCAGTCAGCTGCAGCCGTTTCACCTGAGCTTCTGCCCTCTCCTACCTCAGCCAACCCCCAGGCAGCTAaaccccctcctccctctgccGGGGCGCGTTCCAAACCCCCCGGCGCAGCCTCGGGGCCCCCTCACCCACGCAGACAGGTTCGTGCCATTAGCGAGGAGAGCTCCTCAGAAGACGATGGAGGTGCTTGTGTTGTTGGGGCACAGGGAGGAGGTGTTGGAAGCACACTGAATCGACCTCCTCCTGACTTCCCCCCACCTCCTCTACCAAAGGGAGCCCTGGAGATGGTTCCCGAGGCCCCCTTCACCAAACCTCGCTCCCTTTACCCCGACCTGGCTGAGGTCAGGATCCCCGCAGCTGGCTCCGCTGCCCACGGAGATGCTTTCAGGCGAGGAGGAGTTGGAGCAGGGGCGCTAGACGACCAGTCGTGCTCTGTGCTCCAGATGGCAAAGACACTGAGTGACAGTGAGTTTCCTGGACAGCCTCCTCGTGCCCCCTCAGCACCGCCTCCTCTCAGGGGGCAGCCGATGGGTTTAGGTCTGGATGCCTGCCGCACCTTCCCACCTAGAAATCCCATCACAGAAAGTATAGCAGAGGATATGCCTGAGGAG GCACTTTGGGGCAGCAGTAGCTCATCTCTGTCTGTGGGGGAATCGTCAGTGGGCGAGTGGCTGCAGAGGCTGGGCCTGGAGCGGTATGAGCAGGGTCTTCTACACAACGGCTGGGACGATTTGGAGTTCCTCAG TGACATCACTGAGGAGGACCTGGAGGAGGCGGGAGTGCACGACCCCGCCCACAAGCGAATCCTGCTTGAGAGCctcaggcagcagcagcagcagaaatag